One genomic segment of Pogoniulus pusillus isolate bPogPus1 chromosome 21, bPogPus1.pri, whole genome shotgun sequence includes these proteins:
- the LOC135184896 gene encoding uncharacterized protein LOC135184896 isoform X1 translates to MFFFHPSESWSSVSGLRCLRTPLWHLTIAEDAILAGDGSFAPRPRGNTPWLCLASPSAPGREEGRWVDPKTGPTISPHSEEKFQFRTVLVRTPKGSSDPPNCPKQRGSAEMRRFVLSRPSLSPASCDRGAAKGQAELDPPLPLCTMLRVPRAGDERGTPSRGPALCKRCEARGHTRNAKDSHPREGRVGCYLTLNAHLPIRPQPPSPQL, encoded by the exons ATGTTTTTCTTCCACCCGTCAGAATCCTGGAGCTCTGTCTCTGGCCTCCGGTGTCTGCGGACACCACTCTGGCATCTCACGATTGCAG aagatgcAATTTTAGCTGGCGATGGTAGTTTTGCTCCGCGACCCCGAGGAAACACCCCCTGGCTTTGTCTCGCCAGCCCCTCCGCACCGGGACGAGAAGAAGGGCGGTGGGTGGACCCCAAGACAGGACCGACAATCTCCCCCCACTCCGAG GAGAAATTCCAATTTAGGACCGTGCTGGTGAGGACACCGAAAGGCAGCTCAGACCCTCCAAACTGTCCGAAGCAGCGGGGCAGTGCTGAGATGCGTCGATTTGTCCTGTCTCGACCAA GTTTGTCACCCGCATCTTGCGACCGAGGGGCTGCGAAGGGACAGGCAGAGCTCgaccctcctctccctctctgcaccaTGCTCCGTGTCCCCAGGGCCGGCGATGAGAGAGGGACGCCTAGTCGTGGCCCCGCGCTGTGTAAACGCTGCGAGGCGAGGGGGCACACAAGGAACGCAAAGGACTCGCACCCACGGGAAGGGAGGGTGGGTTGTTATTTGACTCTAAACGCCCACCTCCCCATCCGCCCTCAACCCCCTTCCCCGCAGCTGTGA
- the LOC135184896 gene encoding uncharacterized protein LOC135184896 isoform X2 produces the protein MCVPEERVCPPLTHPFVGAAAEDAILAGDGSFAPRPRGNTPWLCLASPSAPGREEGRWVDPKTGPTISPHSEEKFQFRTVLVRTPKGSSDPPNCPKQRGSAEMRRFVLSRPSLSPASCDRGAAKGQAELDPPLPLCTMLRVPRAGDERGTPSRGPALCKRCEARGHTRNAKDSHPREGRVGCYLTLNAHLPIRPQPPSPQL, from the exons ATGTGCGTGCCCGAGGAGCGGGTCTGTCCGCCCCTTACCCACCCCTTTGttggtgctgcagcagaagatgcAATTTTAGCTGGCGATGGTAGTTTTGCTCCGCGACCCCGAGGAAACACCCCCTGGCTTTGTCTCGCCAGCCCCTCCGCACCGGGACGAGAAGAAGGGCGGTGGGTGGACCCCAAGACAGGACCGACAATCTCCCCCCACTCCGAG GAGAAATTCCAATTTAGGACCGTGCTGGTGAGGACACCGAAAGGCAGCTCAGACCCTCCAAACTGTCCGAAGCAGCGGGGCAGTGCTGAGATGCGTCGATTTGTCCTGTCTCGACCAA GTTTGTCACCCGCATCTTGCGACCGAGGGGCTGCGAAGGGACAGGCAGAGCTCgaccctcctctccctctctgcaccaTGCTCCGTGTCCCCAGGGCCGGCGATGAGAGAGGGACGCCTAGTCGTGGCCCCGCGCTGTGTAAACGCTGCGAGGCGAGGGGGCACACAAGGAACGCAAAGGACTCGCACCCACGGGAAGGGAGGGTGGGTTGTTATTTGACTCTAAACGCCCACCTCCCCATCCGCCCTCAACCCCCTTCCCCGCAGCTGTGA